The window ATACTCATTAGCTGTATCTCCGTTTGATGTCCCGAGATTGTTTCTAAGAAGAGGGTGATCACTTGGTGCACCAGTAGCTGATGCCGTATGCCGATACTGGCTGTAATGAGGGTCCATAATTGGAGAATGAAGCTCAGCAGCAGCTTGGTTTATCAATCTATTCAAGTTTTGTATATCCCCTTCCCCATTCAAATGTGAGCCTAAAACAAACGAATAAAACCAAATCTAAGATGATACGCTTTTTGCGTTTATGAGAGTAAGAGAGTGAGAGAGCGAGGGAGATACCTTCAGGGGAATAGTGCTCAGCTAGTGAATTCAACTTGTTATTTACCAAATAACCACCAGCTGTGGAGAAGTCCATTCCATTAACATTTGCATTCTGAATATTATCAGATAAGCCCAGGCTTCCTAATCTAGAGCGGTCTGAAGTTGAGTATAGACTCGCCGAAGAGGAGGCTCGTTTAGGGATGTTGACCTGTCCGTGGGAAGCCACCGTAGAAGCACCAAGGCTTGTTCCATAACCACTCATAACTCCACCATAATTTGAAGAAAATAACTGATCGTTTGACTCTGTCATACCAATACCCTGTTGACGCAGAGCCTTCTTATGACCATTGGGTATGTAACGCATGACATCAGATTGATTCTCCAATTCCACCTGAATCTGGGACTGCATAAGGTTATCTTTGACTTGATTCATCTCTGCCATGTTCAACCTCGACAGCGTGTCAGCAACATCAGCAGCAGTGTGGATGGCTGAGCCAAACGTATTCTTCTTCTCGACAGGACCGACTCTGGTACCAATAGGGGGCAAACCAGAGGCCGAAGCTCGCCCTACTAGATGTGACTCAGGAGTTCTATTCCTTGGCACTGGAGAACTCATGTTAGATCCCAGCATAGCATTCGGAGTGTTCTGTCCAGCGGAATGTAAAGACTCATGGAATGCTAATGGGCTGTCGAATCCACCCGGACTAAAATTCGTTAAGACAGCAGGATCGTTCATGTCGCGGAAAGTGTTGCAACTCGCAGGCCGAGAAAGCTGGCTGCGTAAGGCTGCATCTCTGTCAAGTCCTTCCTGTACAAATTACAAATCAATCAAGTAGAATTAAATCAAGGCTAGCATATATTCAACATGAACATAAACACTAAATGTATAGACTTTGTTTTTTTGAATATCAGGAGGTTCGGGACCGAAGCCACTAATCCCTAGACCCAAAACCGCAACATATAATATTAGCTCGTCTCAAGGGCCACTCGACCGGGGATCTCTGACACAATGTAGATCTTTTCCAGTTGAGCTAACAACCTCTAGTAAATGtataaactttatttcttttgaATATCAAGAGGTTCGGTACCAAAGCCAGTAATCCCCCTAGGCCCAAAACAGCAACATATAATATTAGTTCGTCTCAAGGGCCACTCGACCGGGGACCTCTGACACAATGACTAGAGATCCTTGCCAGTTGAGCTAACGACCTCTGGTAGACATTACCTGAAGTATATCAGCGAAACTCTTCCTTCTGGGCCCAAGCCCAGGATCAAGCCTCTGCACAGCCGTCTTCTGAGAGCGTCCCTGCGCTACAGCATTCCTCAGCTCCATCAAATCACTCTCCGCCTGCTCAACACCAGGCTGAACAGAGAATAGCGACGACGaagagttgttgttgttgctgttgctgTTCTCACCTTTCTTCCTCCACTCCCCAACAGGATCAAACACCGTCTCACCATTATGAAACCTCTGAGCAACTCTCCAATCCTCCCTAGACAGCAACGGAGGCGGCAGCCTCGGGTTCGAGTGCTCGTTCGAGTAGTAGTACGATAAATACGCAGGGTGCCAACGCAGCTCGTCGTCGGACAAAAGCTCGACGCCGACGTTCGCAGCGTCTCTGATGTAATCAGCGTTGGTGTTCATCAAGTATTGATTATCCATGGCTCTCAACAAACCTTCCACCGTCGGCGGCGCGCTTCCGCTTCTGTGCACATCGGCGACGACGTCTCGTTGCGAGCCGAATGTTTGGTGGTTGCGATGCTGTTGCAGGAGAGATTCGAGCTCTCTCTGGAATCGATCCTCGAGATCGGCTGCATTGGATCCTCGGTTCATGTTTGATCGCGTGTCCGTGTAGCTATCAGTATACATCTCTTCCCTTCATCTGAAATCAATTATGAGACCTAATCAGAGAGTTCCTCGAAAAAAATTGTGATCGCGATCAAATTTAACAATCACCTCTGGATTTGAATGTGTACGTAAGATCTTATCGTAGACGAACGACGTCGTTCTCTCGTTTACGCTAACACGAAGAAGGACAATGAGAAGCTGGGAAGGGAACGAagaggggaagaagaagaagaagaagaagaagcatggAAGTCTGAGATCGCCTTCATCCTCTCCTCTCTCTTGTAATTCGTCTACTTCTATTAGATTCGGATATGTCtcctttttttgtctttttgttatttgtttaattatatTCTACACACTAATCTTTAAATTTTAAGACCGTGTGTGATCTCTCATCTTGTCTAATATCATTCTCTAAGATGATTAATTAATGATTGagctttttattaaaatcaagaatctcttacaatttattttatttcatgcaTAGAAGAGTAAGAGTGAAGTGAGAATCAAAGCGAAATTAACGCCTTTAAAGATTGTGATATAAACAAGCAGGTCTTTATAACGTTCCATATCAAAGATGAATGGTAGATATCTGTGGCTTTCTCtccatttttgttttcacttggAAAATGAACTCACCTTGGAAAGTTTTATTCAAACGAAATGTCTAACAAAACTCTCAAAGAAAGGTCTTGGGTTCTGTATTCAACATCACAAAACTGgacaagagagaagaaaaacaaactAAAGAATAATGGAACCAGGCTTATTATTGCAGCAGAAGCACCAAGATGATGTACATTGTGTTATGTCACTTGCCTCTCCTTTGGGATTTCACCAGTGTGCTTTTTCTGCAGCTTATGAAAATAGTGTAACAAGAGCTTGGCTGCTTGGAGAAGCTTTGCTTATTCATGGGGTAACCCGCGGATGGCTGCTCGAGGAGTTTGATATCAGTGAGAAAGAATTTCCGAAAGGCGGTGTTGAGCATCTGGAGGAGTATCTCTTCCAGGAACATTCACCTTTAGAAGATTGGAATACCTGACAAGCCAATATACATTAAGTCAAGAAACCGTACTATTAGCATTAATCGCAGAAGATAAAAGTTGAGAAGCAGACTCTGTGGGTGTAAACATTTGGTCATGTTCCGCTATGAATGCAAGTAACGCCTGCAGACAAAACCAGGTGAAGATTTGAGTATAAGAAGGCTGAGAAAAGGTCAAGAAGAAACATTTATTTTTGGCTAACCTCGAATGGCATGTTTAGTAGTTCAAAGTAAGTACGGACACGATCTAGGTTCTGTTGTACGCTTTCACCATCGATATATAGAATAGCTGCCATGGCCTGCCAGGTATCATACACACAAATGTAGACAGTGAAATGCTTATtgtaaaatattacaaatagtGAACTCGATCCCTAAACAAGACTGATGATCTATTACCTGTTCCAATGCAATAGTGTTCCGACAAATTTGTTGAACTCCAAAGAGG of the Brassica rapa cultivar Chiifu-401-42 chromosome A03, CAAS_Brap_v3.01, whole genome shotgun sequence genome contains:
- the LOC103859341 gene encoding pumilio homolog 4 — protein: MYTDSYTDTRSNMNRGSNAADLEDRFQRELESLLQQHRNHQTFGSQRDVVADVHRSGSAPPTVEGLLRAMDNQYLMNTNADYIRDAANVGVELLSDDELRWHPAYLSYYYSNEHSNPRLPPPLLSREDWRVAQRFHNGETVFDPVGEWRKKGENSNSNNNNSSSSLFSVQPGVEQAESDLMELRNAVAQGRSQKTAVQRLDPGLGPRRKSFADILQEGLDRDAALRSQLSRPASCNTFRDMNDPAVLTNFSPGGFDSPLAFHESLHSAGQNTPNAMLGSNMSSPVPRNRTPESHLVGRASASGLPPIGTRVGPVEKKNTFGSAIHTAADVADTLSRLNMAEMNQVKDNLMQSQIQVELENQSDVMRYIPNGHKKALRQQGIGMTESNDQLFSSNYGGVMSGYGTSLGASTVASHGQVNIPKRASSSASLYSTSDRSRLGSLGLSDNIQNANVNGMDFSTAGGYLVNNKLNSLAEHYSPEGSHLNGEGDIQNLNRLINQAAAELHSPIMDPHYSQYRHTASATGAPSDHPLLRNNLGTSNGDTANEYLAMLLAQQRHQLGNLSAANSRLFDNPPYDLGSMYLGNHLPSPSKNSRNLQNMRMSQSAASMMKIPLGGLPGSSHVDIGSATEASLLEGFKNNKTRSLELSEIVGHVIEFSMDQYGSRFIQQKLETATDEEKNAIFPEILPYGRTLMTDVFGNYVIQKFFEHGTTKQRKELAEQVTGHVLALSLQMYGCRVIQKALEVVDVEQQAQMVRELDGSVLKCVHDQNGNHVIQKCIERLPQECIQFIISSFYGKVLALSTHPYGCRVIQRVLEHIDDIETQRIIMEEIMNSVCTLAQDQYGNYVIQHIIQHGKPHERTEIINKLAGQIVTMSQQKFASNVVEKCLTFGGPEERQVLVNEMLGYTDENEPLQAMMKDPFGNYVVQKVLETCDDQSLSLIISRIKVHLNALKRYTYGKHIVARVEKLITTGERRIGLSSSLAANASP